A stretch of Candidatus Eisenbacteria bacterium DNA encodes these proteins:
- a CDS encoding sodium:solute symporter family protein gives MPLHGIDWIIVGLMFAFMASSALVSRSHVRSVADFLAAGRSAGRYLIAVSSGAAALGAITVIGNLEMNFLAGFSMGWWGMTMGVVVLVATAAGWVIYRFRQTRCMTLAQFFEHRYSRRFRIFTGLLAFLSGIVNMGIFPAVEARFFQYFCGFPAEIQIGPITLSVFALLMILLLSIAIGFLFLGGQVAVIVADFLQGAFLNAGLLVIALFFLLQVDWTTITETLQQAPADQSLINPFQTSALRDFNFWYFLIGVFGFLYSAMSWQGTQAYNASAENAHEARMAGIVGLWRGMPQGVMLSFVPIVAYTVLHHVDFRSVAASVQALLPAGETAAVQNQLKVPLVMRMMLPPGLVGIFVAIMLAASITTFNSYLHSWGTILVQDVIIPLRGRPLETKTHLRVLRLAILGVAVFVFCFSMIFKQTQYIFLFFAITGAIFAGGSGAVIIGGLYWKRGSTAAAWTAMLAGSLISVGGIVIHQFKEDFFINGQEFWALAMGASAVLFVLVSLLGRRTDFDLDRLLHRGKHAPHGASDWTRERRGLRTLWAGPDFTRGDRLILLLNYVWTLGWFLVFVVGTVYNLTHEVRDASWMRFWRIQIWIQVGLAVVTVVWFTTGGFVDLARMFRTLRTRQRDHTDDGFVRRDA, from the coding sequence ATGCCACTTCATGGAATCGACTGGATCATTGTCGGTCTCATGTTCGCGTTCATGGCGTCATCCGCGCTGGTCAGCCGCTCCCACGTGAGAAGCGTGGCGGACTTCCTCGCGGCCGGACGCAGCGCGGGGCGCTACCTGATCGCTGTCTCCTCGGGGGCCGCCGCGCTCGGCGCGATCACCGTGATCGGGAACCTCGAGATGAACTTCCTCGCCGGCTTCTCCATGGGCTGGTGGGGCATGACGATGGGCGTCGTGGTCCTCGTCGCGACGGCCGCGGGATGGGTCATCTATCGCTTCCGCCAGACGCGCTGCATGACGCTCGCGCAGTTCTTCGAGCATAGGTACAGCAGGCGCTTTCGGATCTTCACCGGCCTTCTCGCCTTTCTCTCGGGAATCGTGAACATGGGGATCTTCCCCGCCGTCGAGGCCCGCTTCTTCCAGTACTTCTGCGGGTTTCCCGCCGAGATCCAGATCGGACCGATCACCCTCTCCGTCTTCGCGCTTCTGATGATCCTCTTGCTGTCGATCGCGATCGGATTCCTCTTCCTGGGCGGACAGGTGGCCGTGATCGTCGCCGACTTCCTCCAGGGAGCGTTCCTCAACGCGGGGCTCCTCGTGATCGCCCTCTTCTTCCTCCTGCAAGTCGACTGGACGACGATCACCGAGACGTTACAACAAGCACCCGCAGATCAATCGCTGATCAACCCCTTTCAAACGAGCGCTCTCCGCGATTTCAACTTCTGGTACTTCCTGATCGGAGTCTTCGGATTCCTCTACTCCGCCATGTCCTGGCAGGGGACCCAGGCCTACAACGCCTCCGCGGAGAACGCCCACGAGGCGAGGATGGCGGGAATCGTGGGGCTCTGGAGGGGAATGCCGCAGGGGGTGATGCTCTCGTTCGTCCCGATCGTCGCCTACACCGTCCTCCACCATGTCGACTTCCGGTCCGTCGCCGCCTCCGTGCAGGCGCTCCTTCCGGCCGGGGAGACCGCGGCTGTCCAGAATCAGCTCAAGGTCCCGCTTGTCATGCGCATGATGCTGCCGCCCGGCCTGGTAGGGATCTTCGTCGCCATCATGCTGGCGGCCTCGATCACCACCTTCAACTCCTACCTCCACTCCTGGGGAACCATCCTCGTCCAGGATGTCATCATCCCGCTGCGCGGGCGGCCGCTCGAAACGAAGACGCATCTCCGCGTCCTGAGGCTGGCGATTCTGGGCGTGGCGGTCTTCGTCTTCTGCTTCAGCATGATCTTCAAGCAGACCCAGTACATCTTCCTCTTCTTCGCGATCACGGGAGCCATCTTCGCCGGCGGTTCGGGAGCCGTCATCATCGGAGGGCTCTACTGGAAGAGGGGATCGACCGCCGCCGCATGGACCGCGATGCTCGCGGGTTCCCTCATCTCCGTGGGTGGAATCGTCATCCATCAGTTCAAGGAGGACTTCTTCATCAACGGGCAGGAGTTCTGGGCGCTCGCGATGGGCGCCTCCGCCGTCCTGTTCGTCCTCGTCTCTCTCCTCGGCAGGCGGACCGACTTCGATCTCGACAGGCTTCTCCATCGGGGCAAGCACGCGCCGCATGGCGCGTCCGACTGGACGCGCGAACGCCGGGGCCTCCGCACCTTGTGGGCGGGACCCGACTTCACGCGCGGAGATCGCCTGATCCTGTTGCTCAACTATGTCTGGACCTTGGGCTGGTTCCTCGTCTTCGTCGTCGGGACCGTCTACAACCTGACGCACGAGGTGCGCGACGCTTCGTGGATGCGATTCTGGAGAATCCAGATCTGGATTCAGGTCGGCCTGGCCGTCGTCACGGTCGTCTGGTTCACGACGGGCGGTTTCGTCGACCTGGCACGGATGTTCCGGACCCTGCGAACGAGGCAACGCGATCACACCGATGACGGATTCGTGAGGAGGGACGCTTGA
- a CDS encoding carbohydrate-binding family 9-like protein encodes MRTVLALCLLLSICSLSPASSAFPTPQIPYSPRHQICYRAEAPPRIDGSPGDPVWEAASWSEPFVDIEGDLRPLPPLRTRVKMLWDDRCLYILAEMEEPHLWATYTARDAVIYHENDFEVFLDPDGDTHLYYELEINALNTVWDLLLVRPYRDGGPAVHGWDIAGLETATLLDGTLNDPSDLDAGWSVEIAFPWEALRECAGRPVPPANGDLWRVNFSRVEWRLDSADGGYRKVTDPATGKPLPEANWVWSPQGLIAMHYPEMWGFVQFSAIPAGTGAAPPRADPDDARFWALRLLYYAQKERVERGLGFAGDLSVLATSTFISEQAIPSEARIAVTPAGFEASLNGADGAILHIDDAGRVWRTR; translated from the coding sequence ATGAGGACGGTTCTGGCGCTTTGCCTCCTTCTGTCGATCTGCTCTCTCTCGCCCGCGTCATCCGCTTTTCCGACTCCCCAGATCCCCTATTCGCCGCGGCATCAGATCTGCTACAGGGCCGAGGCCCCTCCGCGCATCGATGGGAGTCCCGGCGATCCGGTGTGGGAAGCCGCTTCCTGGTCGGAGCCGTTCGTCGACATCGAGGGAGACCTCCGGCCGCTTCCGCCGTTGCGGACACGCGTCAAGATGCTCTGGGACGATCGGTGCCTGTACATTCTCGCCGAGATGGAGGAACCGCATCTCTGGGCGACCTACACGGCGCGAGACGCCGTCATCTACCACGAGAACGACTTCGAGGTCTTCCTCGATCCGGACGGCGACACCCATCTCTACTACGAGCTCGAGATCAACGCCCTGAACACCGTCTGGGATCTGCTCCTCGTCCGGCCTTACCGAGATGGCGGCCCGGCAGTCCATGGATGGGACATCGCGGGGCTCGAAACCGCCACCCTGCTCGACGGCACTCTCAACGACCCCTCCGATCTCGACGCCGGCTGGTCGGTCGAGATCGCCTTCCCGTGGGAGGCGCTGAGGGAGTGCGCCGGCCGGCCGGTTCCCCCCGCCAACGGCGATCTCTGGCGCGTCAACTTCTCCCGGGTCGAGTGGCGGCTCGACTCGGCGGATGGCGGGTACAGGAAGGTGACGGATCCTGCGACCGGCAAGCCGCTTCCTGAGGCAAACTGGGTCTGGTCTCCGCAGGGACTCATCGCGATGCACTACCCGGAGATGTGGGGATTCGTCCAGTTCTCGGCGATCCCGGCCGGAACCGGCGCGGCGCCCCCGCGCGCCGACCCGGACGATGCGCGATTCTGGGCGCTTCGTCTCCTCTACTATGCCCAGAAGGAGCGCGTCGAGCGCGGCCTGGGCTTCGCCGGCGATCTCTCCGTCCTGGCGACATCGACCTTCATCTCCGAACAGGCCATCCCCTCCGAGGCTCGGATCGCTGTCACGCCGGCCGGATTCGAGGCTTCCCTGAACGGGGCGGACGGCGCGATTCTGCATATCGATGACGCCGGGCGCGTCTGGCGGACACGATAG
- a CDS encoding aminotransferase class III-fold pyridoxal phosphate-dependent enzyme, whose product MVGREYPRDAGFRKNRASEARPSVPDAVKALRGCRMPLRRLNLQEERMSSLFWYNGHELLLPDIVRAENCHLFDSEGRRYVDLESGVWCTPIGHGHPRVLGALVRQSARLAHTGYCYSSAIVEEAAGQILALAGLQGGRCVFLCSGGEAIEYGVRVAQAVSERPLLMTMADSYFGAYGSASKRKEDEWFAFDWMGCIDCDHSEGCGSRCERWASIPFQRIGGFLLEPGSSSGLVRFPPERLVRGIVERVRADGGLYLVNEVTTGVGRTGRWFGYEHYGLSPDVIALGKGIGNGYPVSVALFSPEVVRRIGEGGVKYAQSHQNDPLGAAVALEVVRAIRDEDLIRRGVEIAGLLVSGLRGIGESRSRIREIRSRGLMIALDLADDPGASYSDWTQRELVRRGYVLARRPGLNVLRIDPALTIERSDIEGFIRTFDEVLAEGSPR is encoded by the coding sequence ATGGTAGGGCGAGAGTATCCTCGGGATGCCGGCTTCCGCAAGAATCGAGCGTCCGAGGCGAGGCCGAGCGTCCCGGATGCAGTCAAGGCGCTCCGGGGTTGTAGAATGCCCTTGCGGAGGCTCAACCTCCAGGAGGAACGGATGTCCAGCCTGTTCTGGTACAACGGCCACGAGCTCCTGCTTCCCGACATCGTGCGGGCGGAGAACTGCCACCTCTTCGATTCCGAGGGGAGGAGGTATGTCGACCTGGAGTCGGGCGTCTGGTGCACGCCGATCGGGCATGGGCATCCACGCGTGCTAGGGGCGCTGGTCCGGCAGTCCGCGCGACTTGCGCACACGGGGTATTGCTACTCCTCCGCGATCGTGGAGGAGGCCGCCGGGCAGATCCTCGCCCTTGCCGGCCTGCAGGGCGGCAGATGCGTCTTCCTCTGCTCGGGAGGGGAGGCGATCGAGTACGGAGTCCGTGTGGCCCAGGCGGTCTCGGAGCGCCCCTTGCTGATGACGATGGCCGACTCCTACTTCGGCGCCTACGGATCGGCGAGCAAGCGGAAGGAAGACGAGTGGTTCGCCTTCGATTGGATGGGCTGCATCGACTGCGATCACTCCGAGGGATGCGGCAGCCGATGCGAGCGGTGGGCCTCGATCCCGTTTCAGCGGATCGGCGGCTTCCTGCTCGAGCCGGGAAGCTCCTCCGGGCTCGTCCGGTTTCCGCCCGAGCGGCTGGTGAGAGGGATCGTGGAGCGAGTTCGCGCGGACGGCGGGCTCTACCTCGTGAACGAAGTGACGACCGGAGTGGGCCGGACGGGAAGATGGTTCGGCTATGAGCACTACGGGCTCTCTCCCGATGTGATCGCGCTCGGGAAGGGGATCGGGAACGGATATCCGGTGAGCGTGGCGCTGTTCTCGCCTGAAGTCGTCAGGCGAATCGGCGAGGGAGGCGTCAAGTACGCGCAGTCGCACCAGAACGACCCGCTGGGAGCGGCGGTGGCGCTCGAGGTCGTGCGCGCCATCCGCGACGAGGACCTCATCCGGCGCGGGGTGGAGATCGCCGGCCTTCTGGTGAGCGGGCTCCGCGGGATCGGAGAGTCCCGCAGCCGGATCAGGGAGATTCGATCGCGAGGACTGATGATCGCCCTCGATCTGGCCGATGACCCGGGGGCCTCCTATTCCGACTGGACGCAGCGAGAACTCGTCCGCCGCGGGTATGTCCTCGCCCGGAGGCCGGGTCTGAACGTGCTGCGGATCGACCCGGCGTTGACGATCGAGCGATCGGACATCGAGGGGTTCATCAGGACATTCGACGAGGTGCTCGCTGAAGGCTCCCCGCGCTGA
- a CDS encoding metal ABC transporter permease, translating into MIEAIGLPFFRTALAASVVLAGIHAYLGFHVVRRGVIFVDLALAQMAALGVAVGVVLHLEENAIASYLLAVATTMVGALCFAWLRRRHRQIPLEAFIGIVFATAQAAVFLVLEKSPAGPEHLKETLVGSLFTIAPDKVLKTAILYAAIGAIHFLLRRPFLEITNDPRRAEERGRNMFAWDFLFYALFGIVVTSSVQIAGVLLVFGLLVIPAVAGLMTTDRPGAALMIGWIFGFLACLAGLTASIRFDTPAAPAILAFLTLFLILLSVGLRLRGAAA; encoded by the coding sequence ATGATCGAAGCGATCGGCCTTCCGTTCTTCCGGACCGCATTGGCCGCGAGCGTCGTCCTCGCCGGGATCCACGCCTACCTCGGGTTCCACGTCGTGCGCCGCGGCGTGATCTTCGTGGACCTTGCGCTGGCGCAGATGGCGGCCCTGGGCGTCGCCGTCGGTGTCGTGTTGCACCTGGAGGAGAACGCAATCGCCTCCTATCTTCTCGCCGTCGCCACGACCATGGTCGGCGCTCTCTGCTTCGCCTGGCTGCGGCGCCGGCATCGGCAGATCCCGCTGGAGGCGTTCATCGGAATCGTCTTCGCCACCGCGCAGGCGGCGGTCTTCCTCGTTCTTGAGAAGTCCCCCGCCGGACCGGAGCACCTGAAGGAGACTCTGGTGGGATCGCTCTTCACCATCGCGCCCGATAAGGTCTTGAAGACAGCCATCCTGTATGCGGCGATCGGGGCGATCCACTTTCTCCTCCGCCGTCCGTTCCTCGAGATCACCAACGACCCTCGGCGGGCGGAAGAAAGAGGAAGGAACATGTTCGCGTGGGACTTCCTCTTCTATGCGCTCTTCGGCATCGTCGTCACATCCTCCGTCCAGATCGCGGGCGTATTGCTTGTCTTCGGCTTGCTCGTCATTCCGGCCGTGGCCGGCCTCATGACGACGGATCGCCCCGGCGCGGCGCTCATGATCGGCTGGATCTTCGGATTCCTCGCCTGCCTCGCGGGACTGACAGCCTCCATCAGGTTCGACACGCCCGCCGCTCCCGCGATCCTCGCCTTCCTGACTCTGTTCCTCATTCTCCTGAGCGTCGGCCTTCGACTCCGGGGTGCTGCGGCGTAG
- a CDS encoding zinc ABC transporter substrate-binding protein produces MNRLIAGLLLAAALHGAVPDSAQGKIRIVSSTTDLGSIASRVGGDLVEVQAIARPNSDVHRVEALPSHMVRVSRARLYLKVGLGLDGWADPIIDGSRNDELTVLDCSAGLEILEKPEGKVDASMGDVHPGGNPHYWLDPRNGAIVASSIAEALSRIDPANAPAYRQRAERFAEETEKVLAEGQRLLADIPSRDIVSYHASWVYLARAFDLNVRGTIEPIPGIPPPGRHLRELVDLFRRSTILAVLQEPYFSDEAGAFLAREAGARIVKISPSCDTTEPDSYLAHFDTFLRALAAAE; encoded by the coding sequence ATGAACCGCCTCATCGCAGGGTTGCTCCTCGCGGCAGCCCTCCACGGCGCCGTCCCGGACTCCGCCCAAGGGAAGATCCGCATCGTCTCCTCGACGACCGATCTCGGGTCCATCGCCAGCCGCGTCGGCGGCGATCTGGTCGAAGTCCAGGCGATCGCCCGGCCCAACTCCGATGTCCACCGAGTGGAGGCTCTCCCGTCGCACATGGTCCGCGTCTCGCGGGCGCGCCTCTACCTCAAGGTCGGTCTGGGGCTCGACGGATGGGCCGATCCGATCATCGACGGATCGCGAAACGACGAGCTAACGGTGCTCGACTGCTCGGCCGGCCTCGAGATCCTCGAGAAGCCCGAGGGCAAGGTCGACGCCTCCATGGGCGATGTGCATCCGGGCGGCAATCCGCACTACTGGCTCGATCCCCGCAACGGCGCGATCGTCGCCTCATCGATCGCCGAGGCGCTCTCGCGAATCGACCCCGCCAACGCTCCGGCGTATCGGCAGAGGGCGGAGCGCTTCGCCGAGGAGACGGAGAAGGTCCTTGCCGAGGGACAACGCCTCCTCGCCGACATCCCGAGCCGGGACATCGTCTCCTATCACGCCTCCTGGGTCTATCTGGCGAGAGCGTTCGACCTCAACGTGAGGGGGACGATCGAGCCGATCCCCGGCATTCCCCCTCCCGGCAGACACCTGCGCGAGCTGGTCGATCTGTTCCGCCGTTCAACGATCCTGGCGGTGCTTCAGGAACCGTACTTCTCCGATGAGGCGGGTGCGTTTCTGGCCCGCGAGGCGGGAGCAAGGATCGTCAAGATCTCCCCTTCCTGCGACACGACTGAACCCGACAGCTATCTCGCGCACTTCGACACCTTCCTGCGCGCGCTCGCTGCTGCGGAGTGA
- a CDS encoding winged helix-turn-helix transcriptional regulator, with amino-acid sequence MATQTERNIFRAQARVLKALANESRLMIIDRLSRGECSAGDLTRLVGSDQTTVSKHLAVLRAHGIVDDRREGSIVIYRLLTPCVMSFFSCATQVMKESR; translated from the coding sequence ATGGCAACGCAGACTGAGAGAAACATCTTCCGCGCGCAGGCGAGGGTCCTGAAGGCTCTCGCCAACGAGTCGCGCCTGATGATCATCGACCGCCTGAGCCGGGGGGAGTGCAGCGCCGGGGATCTGACACGTCTGGTCGGATCGGACCAGACGACGGTCTCCAAGCATCTGGCCGTCCTCAGAGCCCACGGCATCGTCGACGACCGGCGTGAGGGGAGCATCGTCATCTATCGCCTGCTCACGCCGTGCGTGATGAGCTTCTTCTCATGCGCGACTCAAGTGATGAAGGAGTCGAGGTGA